CGATCGGTGTCCCTGAATGGAAAGATTCGCGCCATGAGGTTTTTTACTACCTCGAGATCGTTCGCGAGGTCGAATGGCGGATGCTCGGCACTCAGACGGTCGACGATTCGAAAGCAGCCGTCAAACTCGAAGTCTCCGACGCGCGGGTCGCCGCGGCCCGCGACATCTTAAAGTTCCACGGCATCGATGGTCAGCGGCCTTTGATTGCCATCGGGCCGGGTTCGGCGAATTCGAGAGCGAAACGATGGCCGTCTGCTAACTTCGGCCGATTTATCGATCATGTCGGCCGGGAGCTTGGCTCCGACATCGTCTTGCTTGGGTCCAAAAGTGAAGAGATCGTAGGAGCAGCTGTGTCCGCGGCTGCGCGTACTGCTCCTGTCTCGCTGATCGGAAAGACCGACCTTGCCGACGTGACCGCGATACTCTCGCTGGCGGACGCTTTCGTCGCCAACGACATGGGCCTCGCGCACATTGCGGCCGCCGTAGGTACAAGAACGATCGTTATCTTCGGGCCAACAAATCATGAAACGACGCGGCCATTCTCACCGGAATCAGTTGTCGTCCGGGAACCTGTGGAATGTTCACCGTGTATGCTTCGGGATTGTCCGATCGATCATCGATGTATGACACGGATCGCGCCGGAACGAGTTTTTACCGCTTTGTGCGATCTGCTCGGCCGGGCCGAAGCGGCAGATGTTGATTGAAACTATGAAATCGAGAAAGCAGAAGGCCGTTTTTTTGGATCGCGACGGGACGCTCGTGGAAGAGGTGAATTTCTTGTCGCGCGTCGAGGATCTGCGGATCTTTCCGTTTTCGAAAATTGCGCTGACCCGCCTTAAAGAAGCGGGTTTTTCGCTCATCGTCGTCACAAATCAGTCAGGCATCGGGCGGGGTATCTATACTGAAGAAGCGATGCATGAGATTCACCGGGTCATGCAGGCAGATCTTTCGAGCATCATCGATGAGTTTCATTTCTGTCCACATTTGCCGGA
The DNA window shown above is from Chloracidobacterium sp. and carries:
- the waaF gene encoding lipopolysaccharide heptosyltransferase II, producing MKILVRGTNWIGDAVMSIGALRELRRLFPEAHIALHTRPWAEGIFRDARFLDELITFDDGDSDFRSMFRQAKMLRSRGFDLAVILPNSYRSAAIVKLARIPRRFGYSREGRRFLMTDPIGVPEWKDSRHEVFYYLEIVREVEWRMLGTQTVDDSKAAVKLEVSDARVAAARDILKFHGIDGQRPLIAIGPGSANSRAKRWPSANFGRFIDHVGRELGSDIVLLGSKSEEIVGAAVSAAARTAPVSLIGKTDLADVTAILSLADAFVANDMGLAHIAAAVGTRTIVIFGPTNHETTRPFSPESVVVREPVECSPCMLRDCPIDHRCMTRIAPERVFTALCDLLGRAEAADVD
- a CDS encoding HAD family hydrolase, with translation MKSRKQKAVFLDRDGTLVEEVNFLSRVEDLRIFPFSKIALTRLKEAGFSLIVVTNQSGIGRGIYTEEAMHEIHRVMQADLSSIIDEFHFCPHLPDEGCFCRKPSTGMIESALAGRAIDLENSWMIGDKRLDVETGKNAGLKTALVKTGYGLSSLDDPSVEPDIVADDLLDAVEQILG